In Natrinema sp. HArc-T2, the genomic window AACACGAGATAATCCGTCCGCGCGAGCGCGTCGTCGAACGCCTCTCCCTCGAAGCCGACCACCTCGTCGGTCGGCCCACCTTTCGCCGGCGTATAGCGAACGCCGATCGTCTCGACACCGAACGGCTCGAGGCGCTCACAGACCGCCTGCCCGATCGCGCCCAGTCCGACGACGGTGACGGTCGACCCCTGCAGCTCGTGGGCCCGGTAGTGGCGCCACTCGCGACGACGCTGGCGGCGCGCGCCGACGTGAAACCGCCGGGTGAAATACAGAATCGACCCCAGCACGTGCTCGCCGATGTTCGGCCCGTGGACGCCCGAGGCGTTGGTTACCGTGACACCCCGGCTCTCGAGTTCCTCGAGTGGCAGATGGCCGGTCCCCGCGTAGGCGCAAGCAAAGACCGAGAGATCCTCGGCGTGCTCGAGGAGCTCTTCCTCGAGCGCCATGCCGGTGACGAACGTCGCATCCCGGATCGCCTCGCGTTCGGCAGCCGGCGTGCGTGCGAGCGCAACGGTGTGGTCCGGGAGCCGATCGCGGATCGCATCCGCGTACTGTTCGATCGGAATTCCGTGGGTCCCCTTCCGAAGCACGAGCACGTCCGGCGCGTCAGCATCGCTCATGGTCATGCCCTCACCCAGCGCGATCAAAAGCGTTCGTCTCGCGGCACGTCGACTGTTCGAATCCCTGGACGCCTATGCAATGAGACGATCGGGCCCGACAGGCGATCCGTCGGATACAGACCCCGACGCAGTCTGTCGAAACTGTCCCTCGCAGTTTTTATAATGGCTCACTGAGTCCAAACGGCGTATGGAACGCGTAGACGTCGCGATCGTCGGCGGTGGCCCCGCGGGCACGTCCGCGGCCGAACAGGCCGCCGCCCACGGCGCAGAGACGGTGCTCTTCGAGCAGGGAGTACCTCGTGAGGACCGGGACGAACTCGGCCCGGATTCGACCGACGCCGCCGGGATGCTCGACTACTGGATCGACATCATGGGGTTCGATTACCGTGAAATCCCCGACGATGTCATTCTGCAGGAACTCGAGGCCACGGAGTTCATCGGCCCGAACAGTGCCGTC contains:
- a CDS encoding D-2-hydroxyacid dehydrogenase; the encoded protein is MSDADAPDVLVLRKGTHGIPIEQYADAIRDRLPDHTVALARTPAAEREAIRDATFVTGMALEEELLEHAEDLSVFACAYAGTGHLPLEELESRGVTVTNASGVHGPNIGEHVLGSILYFTRRFHVGARRQRRREWRHYRAHELQGSTVTVVGLGAIGQAVCERLEPFGVETIGVRYTPAKGGPTDEVVGFEGEAFDDALARTDYLVLACPLSETTRGLLDREAFVTIDPDAVVVNVARGPVIETDALVEALRSNWIRGAALDVSDPEPLPEEHPLWTFENVQLTPHNAGHTPQYYDRLADIVAENVRRIDAEGVDADLENQVLP